The following proteins are co-located in the Vicugna pacos chromosome 3, VicPac4, whole genome shotgun sequence genome:
- the S100Z gene encoding protein S100-Z — protein sequence MPTQLEIAMNTMIMIFHRYSCREGDRFKLNKGELKMLLQQELTDFLSCRKDPELVDKIMQDLDANKDNEVDFNEFVVMVAALTVACNDYFVEQLKKKGK from the exons ATGCCCACCCAGCTGGAGATTGCCATGAACACCATGATCATGATCTTCCACCGCTATTCCTGCAGGGAAGGGGACAGGTTCAAGCTTAACAAGGGGGAGCTGAAAATGCTCCTGCAGCAAGAGCTCACGGACTTCCTCTCG tgCCGAAAGGATCCCGAGTTGGTTGATAAGATAATGCAGGACCTGGATGCCAATAAGGACAACGAAGTGGATTTTAATGAATTCGTGGTCATGGTGGCAGCTCTCACAGTTGCTTGTAATGATTACTTTGTAGAACAattgaagaagaaaggaaagtaa